CGCACTACAACGACTCGGTGCCCGTGCACAGGATGGAGCAGTACGTGCTGTACATGGTGAACGCCGAGGGCTACCGCACCTGCAACACGAGCCAGGGCTTCAAGCGCTGGGAGTGCAACCGGCCCCACGCACCCCACAACCCCATCAAGTTCTCGGAGAAGTTCCAGCGGTACAGCGCCTTCTCGCTGGGCTACGAGTTCCAAGCCGGGCAGGAGTACTACTACATCTGTATGTGGGAgtctgggggggcagtggggccaAGGGGGGAGTCTGATGGGGGGGGTCCTGCACCACCCCAGGAGGCGGtgcagggagcagcctggggcgTTGCACGGGGAAGGGGGGTTGGTTGGGAAGCCCCATCCCCTGGGCAGAGATGCCCCTTGCTCAGTTCTGCCAGGCTTGTGCGCCGAGCCCGGGGCAGCTGCAAGACCGGAGCCGCCTCTGCAAAGCAACGGGTTCTGCATTTTATTCAGCGCTCCCTCCCCAGcctcagcctgcagccccagggcaccaGGGGGTGGGCGacggggcagggccctggggcgtGGGGGAAGCGAATCTGCAACTGCGGTGTGGCCCCATGGTGCCCCAGCAGCCTCCCTAAAGCCATGCCAGGCTCCCCCTaggggcagcagccccttgccctggctggggagggccctgggggcaggggggacaggTGTGATCTCAGGGCTCCCTCATTCTCTTGCAGCAGCCCCGACACACAATCACCGCCGGGCCTGTCTAAGGATGAAGGTGTTCGTGTGCTGCGCCTCCAGTGAGTACAGCCTTGCACATGCGTGTGCAAATGCCCGGGGGAGGTGGGTGCAGGTGAAGGGGCAGCGTGTCCATGTCCAGCGGGGGCTCTTGGGAGGGGGTATCGGGAGTGGGGCAGACCCAGGGACAGTGGCTCCCCTGGCtttagtgcagggggctgggggttggccCCTGGGCTGTGACTCttctctcctgcctgcagcctcGCACTCCGGGGAGAAGTTGGTGCCCACCCTCCCGCAGTTCACCATGGGGCCCGAGGTGAAGATTGAGGACTTGGGTGAGTGCAGGGCACCAGCGCAGCAGTACAGTGTggggctctgccccccacagccagcactcccaccccaccctcacagcgcctcctgctgggagaggccagggtcGGACTAGCCGggaactcttcccccccccccccccccgtgctccaTCTTGcacaccacagcgccccctgctgggagaggccagggtcGGACTACTCGggaactcttccccccccccccccccgctccatcttgcaccccacagcgccccctgctgggagaggccggggTTGGAATGGCCAGaagaccccacccacccacccacacgtgTCTGAGCAGCACAAATGCCCCTGAACTCCCTTGTAGGGTCCCGGGCCCGGTGGAAACCCGTCCACACTGCGGAGCTCAGCTCTGCATCCCGTCAGCCCcgcagccccggggggggggggtggtatgtGACTCTGCCCCATCCCGCATGGCCCCTGCCACCCCGGCTcactcacacactctctctctctctctctccacagataACTTTAACCCCGAGAACCCCAAACTGGAGAAGAGCATCAGTGGCACCAGCCCCAAGCGGGAACACTTGCCACTGGCCGTGGCCGCCGCGTTTTTCCTAATGTCGCTCTTGGCCTCCTAGCCTGGCGTCGGCCGGCCGCGGGGGCCTGGGCCTGGCTCCACACAGCAGCTGCCCCCGCGCCCGGCGCTGGGACTCTGTCAGCGGCTGTTTGGAAAAGACAGAAGGGGGCAAGccggggggaagccgggccccccaCCGCCCTGACACGGAACCGCGAGGTCCTGctctctgcactgctgcagcaggAGACCCACTTGAGCCCCCCCACCGtgggggggtgcagcagcagacGCCAGCCTGGGCACCGGAGGATGTAGCCTGCCCTGGGAGCTGCTGCGTGAGGACAAGGAGGGAGTTTGCCCCCCTCACCTACCTGAGCACGGGATCTGCCCCCGGACTCCAGCGACTGGCTCCTGTGGGGACTCGGCTCAGCCCTTCTGGGAGTGGCGCATCC
Above is a window of Chrysemys picta bellii isolate R12L10 chromosome 20, ASM1138683v2, whole genome shotgun sequence DNA encoding:
- the EFNA3 gene encoding ephrin-A3 isoform X3 codes for the protein MAARLPALLPLLPLLLLGQGPVGTVCRHAEHWNSSNAHLHQEGYTVQVNVNDYLDIYCPHYNDSVPVHRMEQYVLYMVNAEGYRTCNTSQGFKRWECNRPHAPHNPIKFSEKFQRYSAFSLGYEFQAGQEYYYISAPTHNHRRACLRMKVFVCCASNNFNPENPKLEKSISGTSPKREHLPLAVAAAFFLMSLLAS
- the EFNA3 gene encoding ephrin-A3 isoform X2, with the translated sequence MAARLPALLPLLPLLLLGQGPVGTVCRHAEHWNSSNAHLHQEGYTVQVNVNDYLDIYCPHYNDSVPVHRMEQYVLYMVNAEGYRTCNTSQGFKRWECNRPHAPHNPIKFSEKFQRYSAFSLGYEFQAGQEYYYISPTHNHRRACLRMKVFVCCASTSHSGEKLVPTLPQFTMGPEVKIEDLDNFNPENPKLEKSISGTSPKREHLPLAVAAAFFLMSLLAS
- the EFNA3 gene encoding ephrin-A3 isoform X1 — its product is MAARLPALLPLLPLLLLGQGPVGTVCRHAEHWNSSNAHLHQEGYTVQVNVNDYLDIYCPHYNDSVPVHRMEQYVLYMVNAEGYRTCNTSQGFKRWECNRPHAPHNPIKFSEKFQRYSAFSLGYEFQAGQEYYYISAPTHNHRRACLRMKVFVCCASTSHSGEKLVPTLPQFTMGPEVKIEDLDNFNPENPKLEKSISGTSPKREHLPLAVAAAFFLMSLLAS
- the EFNA3 gene encoding ephrin-A3 isoform X4, which produces MAARLPALLPLLPLLLLGQGPVGTVCRHAEHWNSSNAHLHQEGYTVQVNVNDYLDIYCPHYNDSVPVHRMEQYVLYMVNAEGYRTCNTSQGFKRWECNRPHAPHNPIKFSEKFQRYSAFSLGYEFQAGQEYYYISPTHNHRRACLRMKVFVCCASNNFNPENPKLEKSISGTSPKREHLPLAVAAAFFLMSLLAS